A window of Macrococcus sp. 19Msa1099 genomic DNA:
TTTATCCACAACTGCATCTGGCTGCTTCAAAGTATCATCGTTCACCTCAGCTTTAATCGCTCTCTTCTGAAGCTCTAGATCGCTTTGATTCTCCTTAGAAAGATCTGCGTTAAATGTAACAGCTTTCTCTTTAAAGCTTTCAGCATTTTTAATTTGATCAGTATATGATTGTATAGATTTTGATTTTAATACTTCTACCTTTTCTCCAAGTTCTTCTTGCAGTACTTTACCTGATTTTGGAGCAACGAGTAAACCGATAAATGACCCCACTGCAAGTCCTGCGACAAGTCCTAATGAAAAGTCACGTGCTGTTGTATCCTTTTTCACTTCGTATTCTTTAACTGTATGTGTATGTAAATCTCTATTATAAGTTTCCATCTTATTCCCTCCTAAAAAAAGAATGTACATAATGTACATTCCCTTAGCGGTTTACTTTAAACCTGCATTAATTTTATCCTGATCTAAATGATCACCTGTTGTATGTGTTTCATTAAAGTTATTTTGTGGTGTACGATAAATATCATCATTAAAATTTACAGTACCACGACGTTGCTTTCTCATCTGCCATTTATCAGCAACTTCCATTGCAACGTTTGACCACTGAACAACTTGAGAAATCTTATCTTCGTTCTGCGAGATGTTATGCGTAATTGATGATGTAACATTATTAACTGAACTGTTTAAGTTCTGTACTGAATCACCAATACCTTTCACTGCATCTACAACTGAATTTAAACGTTGAGATTTATCCTGAACATCTTCTGCTAAACGATTAGTTTTGTGAAGTAAATCTGTTGATTCACGAGTGATTCCTTGAATTTGTCCTTCAACACCATCTAAAGTTTTAGCTACATGATCTAAATTCTTCTTCACTGATAATAAAGTGATTCCGATGAATACACATAGAATTAAAAATGCAATCGCAGCGATTAGACCTGCAATCGGTAAAATCCATTCCATAAAAACGCCTCCTAAAATTATTAACTTGTTATACTCTAAATTACCCTTATACCTTATTAATAAACATCATATCATACTATTTTAAATTTTCATATGCGACTTGAATTTTCTGTATATCTCCTGCACCCATAAAGATAACCACTGCATCTTTATATTGTTTCAGCAGATTGACGTTGGATTCGTTTATCAGTTCAGCACCTGGAATCAATATTTGCAAGTCACCGATTGTCAGCTCCCCACTATCTTCACGTGCTGAACCGAAGATATCACAGAGATATACTTTATCTGCAAGCTTTAAACTATTTGCGAAATCTTCAAGAAATGCACTTGTACGTGAAAATGTATGCGGCTGAAATACTGCGATGACTTTACGCTCAGGATATTTCAGATGTGCAGATTGTAGCGTCGCTTTAATCTCAGTTGGATGATGTGCATAATCATCGATAAGAATCTGTTCGTCCTGTACCTTTTCACTAAAACGACGTTTAACGCCACCAAATGTGCTTAAAGCATGTTTTACAGCTGCGTTATCCAGTCCTTCTAGGTGACAGATTGTTATGACAGCAAGTGCATTCAGTACTTGATGATCTCCATACATTGGAGTAACAAACGTATCAAACAATTCTCCGTCAATATACACTTCAAACTGTGTCCCTTGTGGGGTCGTCTTCATATTCTTTGCAACGACTTTATTATCTTCTTTAAAGCCATAGTAATAAATCGGGATATCTGCTACGATATCTCTTAAATTCTCATCGTCACCACAAGCTACAATTGCTTTCTTAACCTTCTTCGTCATCTCCTGGAATGCATTGAACACATCGCTCATCGATGCAAAGTAGTCGGGATGATCAAAGTCGATATTTGTAATAATCGCATAATCCGGTGAATAGCTTAAGAAATGTCTGCGATATTCGCAGGCTTCAAATGCAAAATACTCACTACCAGGCATCCCCATCCCTGTACCATCACCAATAAGGTAAGAAGTCTTCTTGTCACCATTCATCACATGAGATAACAGTCCAGTTGTCGACGTCTTACCGTGAGAACCAGTAACTGCCACAGATGTATATTGACCCATGAAGTTGCCTAGAAAGTCATGATAACGAGTTACAGTAAGTCCAAGTTCATGTGCACGCACAATTTCTTCATGGTCATCATTAAATGCGTTACCGGCAATGATTGTCATACCTTCTTTAATATTCTCCTGATTAAATGGCAGTATTGTTATTCCTTTTTCTCTTAAAGATTTCTCTGTAAAAAATTCTTTCTCGATATCTGATCCTTGTACCGTTTCACCCATATCAAATAGTATTTGAGCTAACGCACTCATTCCTGAACCTTTAATACCAACAAAATGATATAAAGTCATAAATTCATCTCCTAATATTCTTCTTGTTTTTCTGTTATCAGCACATCTCTTGGTTTAGAGCCATTCTGACCACTGACATAACCCATTTCTTCCAGTTGATCGATAATTCGCGCTGCTCTATTATAGCCTATCTGGAAGCGTCTTTGTATTTGAGAAGTCGAAATATGCCCTTCTTCGACCATAAAGTTGCAAATATCATTGAACAGTTCATCTTTCGGCTGCTCTGATAACTTCTTCAGCAAAGTCTTCTCATGGAAGAGATAGTTTGGTTTCCCTTGAGACTTAATATAGCCTACAACTTCATCAATCTCACTATCGGAAATATAGCTTCCCTGTATTCGAATCGGCTTATTCATCCCATTCCCAAGATACAGCATATCACCGTTTCCTAACAATTTCTCAGCGCCACCAGAATCAAGTATTGTTCTGGAGTCAACAGAAGAAGATACCATAAATGCGATGCGTGTCGGCACATTCGCTTTGATTAATCCTGTGATTACGTTGACTGAAGGACGTTGTGTAGCAAGTATCAGATGAATACCTGCTGCACGTGCTTTTTGAGCAATTCGTGCAATGGAATGCTCCACATCTTGTGGCGCCATCATCATTAAGTCTGCTAATTCATCAATCACGACAACGATCTTCGGAATTCTCTCCTGATAGACTACTTTCTGGTTATAAGCAGTAATGTTACGTACATGGACATCTGCAAACATCTGATATCTGCGTTCCATCTCACCGACAACCCATTTTAAGCTCTCTGTAGCTGCTTTAACATCAGTAATAACAGGTGCAATTAAGTGCGGCAAATCATTATATGGCGCAAGCTCGACCATTTTAGGATCAATCAGTAATAATTTCAATTCATTAGGATTATTACGATATAGCAGTGAAATAAGAATTGAGTTGATACACACAGATTTACCAGAGCCTGTAGCACCGGCAATTAAACCATGCGGCATCTTCGCAAGATCCATAATCATCGGTTCGTTATTAATTCTAGCTCCGAGCGCGACAGACAGATTACTATCAGAGAATTTCATCTTCTTGCTGAAGACAATTTCACTTAAGTTGACGCTACGCGTTTCAACATTCGGTACTTCAACACCGACAAGCGAAGTACCAGGAATCGGTGCCTCTATTCGGATATCTTTGGCTGCTAACGCCATTTTAATATCGTCCTGAAGATTCGTGATGCGCGAAACCTTTACACCTTTCTCTACCGAAAGTTCAAATCGTGTAACCGAAGGACCGACGACGACATTCTCTACTTTTGCCGGCACATTAAAATGATAGAACGCATCATCAAGCTGCGCTTTATGTTCTTCAACCCATGATTCATCTCGTTCCATATTATCTGCAGGATTCAGTAAGCTGACAGGTGGAAGAAGATACTTTGGTCCTTTGCGCTTGAACTGTCTTAGCTTCCTTTCATCCTCAGCTTCCTGTAGCTCAGCAGGTGTCTCAGGATGCTCCTCTAGTACTTCTTCTAGCGGTTCATTGCTTTTGATTTTTACTTCTGCTGGCGATAATTTCGATTCTTCTCGTTGCTGCATTAAACGCTTCTTATCACTTGGTGTCATGACTACATTAAATGGAGTGACTTTCTCTTTCTTAGTGTCAGGTGATAGCACAGGTTCTAACGAAACAGGACCTTCATCCTCTTCTGATATTTCAACAGTTTCATCTGTTTCGCTATCGGTTTCATCTTCAACTTCAATCGTTTCAGTCATCTCATCTTCCGTCTCAAAAGATACATCGTCAAATACTTCCTCATCTACCTGTATAGCCTCTGCTGCCTCTTCAGTACTTTCAAAAGTAATATTTTCTTCCATGAAAGTCTCATCTTCACGTGAACTGAAAGTATACGATTCACCGGAGTTCAGTTTAACCTCTGTGTCCTCATCGCTGATATTCACTTTAATTGGCGTCTCACTAAGCGCTTGAACCTCAATATCAGTGACTAATGCTTCTTCAGATAACGTTATAACATCCTCTGATAATTGCACGACATCATCAACTGCAAGCACATTATCCTCTAAAACATTCTTCTCTTCAGCTTCTTGTTCAACCGTTTCGTGGTTAATCATAGATTTTAACGCTTCTTGCTGGTCAGCAAGTTTTCTACGCTCTTCCTGAAAATCTTTTTGACGCTGAATTTTCTTGTCACGCTCTTTTCTGATTTCAGCAACTATTTGAGAGGCATATACATTCTCAATATTGACCGTATTATCTTCTTTGCGATGTGTCGGTGTCGCAGGACGTGTAGCTGTACTTTTCTTAGGGACAATAGATGCTCGACCCTTTAACATTGAAGGATCTTTACGACTTTTTGTTCCATATATTGCCGAAGGTACTTCTGAAGCTTTAAACTTGGGCTGATGCACACGAGATGCTTTTTCTATTTGAGCATCATCTCCTTGTTTCTTTCCTAATGGAGAGGTTTCAACCTTATAGCCTGGGTGTTGGTTACGAGCTGCTTTTCTCTGTCTTCTAGAAACGTATGTTTCATCAAACGAAGTCTTTTGATGATCATACTGCGCTTGTACAGGGATAAAGGGGTCATCATTTTTTTCAAGTTTTGTCTTGCTCGTCTTATGATCACTATCTTTCGTCTTAACAGTGTCCACATCAACCGGAAAACGAAACTTTCCACGAGGGCGCCTATATACGTCATTTTCTGAGGTATCCAGTCTTTCTGTTCTGATATCTTCAGTATTTTCTTTTGATTCTCCGAATAATTTATCAAACCAGCTCATCTTATCACCCTACTTCTCTTTGAAGAAATCTTCGCCGATTGTATAGTGATCATCTAGCACTAGAATACCTTTTTTCTCTTCAGAGTCAGTCAGACCAAGTTCACGTTCAGAACATATCATTCCTTTTGATGGCACACCGCGTAACTCTGCATCTTTGATCATCATTCCACTCGGCATCACCGCACCTACTTTAGCTACTACTACCTTTTGCCCTTGTGCAATATTTTTTGCACCACAAACAATCTGTAATTTTTCTGTTCCAACATCCACTTTTGTAATGTTTAATTTATCTGCATCTGGATGCTTCTCACATGATTCTACATAGCCAACAACAAACTTCGGTGATAAATCAACTTCGAGTGGCGTTTCAAGCCCCTTCTCTCTAAGTAATGCGTTGATTTCATCTACAAGACTTTCTGTTAATTTAACCTCACCTTGAGATTTAAGGTTTAATGATTGTACACCCTTAACATTATATCCAACGACACGGTCGTCTTTTTTTATCGTGATAATATCCCCGTTTGTTTCATACGTAAACGGACCATCGATAGGTTCCAATGTGATAAATAAATAATCTCCAACAATTTCGTTATAAAATAGATTCATATGATTACTCCTTATTGTTTTTTTCTTGTTCAAATTTTTTGCGGTTTGCTTCAATACGCTGAATTGCTTCTTGATTACGCTTTGCATTATTCTTACCTAGTATAAACACAGGTGTTAAGTTACCTTCTTCATATTGGAACGATAAAGAAGTAATCGGTACAAGACCATTTGCGAAAAATTGCATCGTCAGCTGAGCGAGCACATCATACCCTGTCTCGTTCTGAATATCAGCAATAATCAAAACATCGCCATGTGGTACAGCGACAAGCATCTCCCCTGTAATCTTCTCACGAAACGACTTCAACAGTTGTTTATTTAACAGACGACTTGCATCATATCCATCATTTGAGTTAAAGAAATAATATGTATTGTCATTCACTACATCAGTTTTATAAGGGTTATTCAGACCATTTAAATTAAATAAAGCCTGCTCCTTAATATGCGCTTCAGATAGATTCAACGCTTCCTGTACTTCAGTATCAATTAGACGATAAGTGTTGCCGAGATCCACTGCGTAATAAATATTCGTCTCAGCAGTATGTTCTGTAATTAAAAAAGGAACTCCATTTTGTTCTTTCTGGAAACTCGTCGCACGAACAACAGGCATTATTATCGGTTGGCCATCAAAAGGTTGTGCATCCCCAAACGCTTGAATCGTCTCTTTGATATAATACAGTACTTCGTCAAGAATTTTCTCTTTCTTCTCTTTATATTTTGCTGCAACGGGTGCTAGCTTTATCGTTAACCCTTTATGATTATCATTTCGCTCAATCCTTAAAGTCTCTTCTTTACGATCGAAATGAAAGGTTACTGCTTCCTCTTTCATTGCATCTTTTAAGTAATCTCTAATTTCAAAAACATTCACTTGTAACACTCCTCACATAACTTTCATTGTACAATAAAACCACCGCATATAAAAGCAGTGGTTACTAAGGTTATATTAAAAGGTAATCAGTTTAGAGCTACGGACTAATAGATATTAAACTACAATCCTTTTATAAATGCGTTGATTTCATCTTTTGTCTTTCTGTCTTTTGATACGAATCTTCCAATTTCAGTACCTTTATCAAATGCGATAAAGCTTGGTATCCCCATCACATCATATTCTACAGCAAGGTCAATAAATTCATCTCTGTCGATGGAAACAAAATGATACGCTTCATTTTCACTTTCTATTTCCGGCAATAATGGTGCAATAAAATGACAGTCTGGGCACCATCCTGCAGTAAACATAGCTATCGTCGGCTGTTCGATACTTTCTCTAAACATTTCTACTGATGTGATTTCCTTCATCGTTCTCCTCCTGTCGAGATCTTCTGATCTCCTGGTTTAATGATATTCGCTCGTAACAACATCATATATATAATATAACTGATAATACCTGGTAATATGAAATGAAACACTCCAACTTGCAACCATGTTTCAAGCGAGGAACCCATCGTCTTAATTGTCATTATCTGCCCGACAAATCCACTTGTTCCCATACCTGCACCTGCTGCTACATTTTGCATTGGCCATAGTGTGGTCATTATCGGTGCGATAATGATACTCGCAATCACAGGCGGAATTAAGATCATTGGTCTTAACATATAGTTAGGAATCTGTATTTTACTAGTTCCAATACCATGGGCTACGAGACTTTGAATCCCATTATCACGATAAGCAGTGACAGCAAATCCAATCATATGACAGCAGCAGCCAATTGTTGCAGCAGCTGCCGCTGTTCCATCGATGTTAAGCATTAAAGCGAGCGCAGCACTAGAAACAGGGCTAGAAAGTGTCAAACCGAACACGAGTGACACGAGAACGCCCATCAATAACGGCTGCTGTCCTGTCGAAAATGAAATAAATTCTCCGAGCGATAGCATCAGCTGCTGTATCAACGGTCCTATAAGCTTTGCGATACTGCCGCCGATAAGTAGCGTTAGAAGCGGCGTCAGAATGATATCAATCTTCGTCTTCCCACTATAGAAACGTCCCGCTTCACTTGTTGCCAGACTCACAATATATGTACCTGCTGCGCCTCCAAGTTCATAACCATACATCCCAGTCACTGCACTAGCAAAGATGACCATCGGTTTAGCTCCAAGTCCATATGCTACCGCAACACCAACTGCTGCACCCGTACAATTCTTTGCAAGCTGGCCGATTTCAATGAGTAATGATGTATCGAAGAACGGTTTCAATTCTGTCCCCAGTGTTTCTAATATCAATCCGATAATCAATGAACAAAATAGTCCGAGTGCCATGTAACTCATGCCATCTATGAACCACCTCTTAAGTAGATTCTTCAATATACTATCCCCTTACCCTCTATTTATAATCCCACATATTACAATTATAATAGCATATTACTTATTACATAGACGTATTTTCATATAAAAATTTTCCGGATATATTTATCCGGAAAATTTATTACCTATTGATGCTATCGAATGATATAGTGCTTATAATTTATTCTGCAATCACATTCAAGAAGCGTCTTAAATGTTCTGATTGAGGTGCATTGAATAGTTGTTCTGGCGTTTCGATTTCCTCGATACGTCCATCATGAACAAAAGCGACTTTATCTGCAACATTGCGCGCAAAGTTCATCTCGTGTGTCACTATGACCATCGTCATGCCTTCATCACGCAGATCTTTAATAACACGTAGCACATCCTGTACAAGTTCTGGGTCAAGTGCAGATGTTGGTTCATCAAAGAGCATCACCTTTGGATTCATTGCAAGCGCACGTGCGATACCGACACGTTGCTGCTGTCCCCCACTTAATGATATCGGATACTGCTCCTTGACATGCGTTAAATCCACTTTTTCAAGCAGGTTCAATGCGGTTTCTCGCGCATCTGACTGTTTCATCTTCTTGACTTGTACAAGACCTTCCATCACATTTTCTAGCGCTGTCATATGCGGGAACAATTGAAAGTTCTGGAACACCATACCTGACTTTTTACGGACTTCAATCTGTGATTTGCGGTTGTTACTATCATATGTTAAACCGTCTACTGTTACCGTGCCTGATGTCGGCAGTTCCAATGCATTCATCATACGTAGCAGCGTCGTCTTACCTGAACCGCTTCGACCAATCAGTACGACCACTTCACCATCTTGCACTTCTAGATCTACATCTTTAAGCACTGTCTTATCGCCGAACTTCTTTACCACATTCTTCACTGAGATCATCGCTGATACTTCCTTTCTATACGAGACTCATACTGCCCTTGTACAACAGAGATAATGAAACATACAACCCAGTACATTAAGCCGACAAGCACGTAGATTGAAAGGAACTCATACGTTGTCGCAGCAACTTCCTGTGCCTTACGAAACATCTCTGCGACAAGAATGAACCCTAGCAGCGATGTATC
This region includes:
- a CDS encoding DUF1444 domain-containing protein translates to MNVFEIRDYLKDAMKEEAVTFHFDRKEETLRIERNDNHKGLTIKLAPVAAKYKEKKEKILDEVLYYIKETIQAFGDAQPFDGQPIIMPVVRATSFQKEQNGVPFLITEHTAETNIYYAVDLGNTYRLIDTEVQEALNLSEAHIKEQALFNLNGLNNPYKTDVVNDNTYYFFNSNDGYDASRLLNKQLLKSFREKITGEMLVAVPHGDVLIIADIQNETGYDVLAQLTMQFFANGLVPITSLSFQYEEGNLTPVFILGKNNAKRNQEAIQRIEANRKKFEQEKNNKE
- the murC gene encoding UDP-N-acetylmuramate--L-alanine ligase, with the protein product MTLYHFVGIKGSGMSALAQILFDMGETVQGSDIEKEFFTEKSLREKGITILPFNQENIKEGMTIIAGNAFNDDHEEIVRAHELGLTVTRYHDFLGNFMGQYTSVAVTGSHGKTSTTGLLSHVMNGDKKTSYLIGDGTGMGMPGSEYFAFEACEYRRHFLSYSPDYAIITNIDFDHPDYFASMSDVFNAFQEMTKKVKKAIVACGDDENLRDIVADIPIYYYGFKEDNKVVAKNMKTTPQGTQFEVYIDGELFDTFVTPMYGDHQVLNALAVITICHLEGLDNAAVKHALSTFGGVKRRFSEKVQDEQILIDDYAHHPTEIKATLQSAHLKYPERKVIAVFQPHTFSRTSAFLEDFANSLKLADKVYLCDIFGSAREDSGELTIGDLQILIPGAELINESNVNLLKQYKDAVVIFMGAGDIQKIQVAYENLK
- a CDS encoding thioredoxin family protein, with amino-acid sequence MKEITSVEMFRESIEQPTIAMFTAGWCPDCHFIAPLLPEIESENEAYHFVSIDRDEFIDLAVEYDVMGIPSFIAFDKGTEIGRFVSKDRKTKDEINAFIKGL
- a CDS encoding PTS sugar transporter subunit IIC, with protein sequence MKNLLKRWFIDGMSYMALGLFCSLIIGLILETLGTELKPFFDTSLLIEIGQLAKNCTGAAVGVAVAYGLGAKPMVIFASAVTGMYGYELGGAAGTYIVSLATSEAGRFYSGKTKIDIILTPLLTLLIGGSIAKLIGPLIQQLMLSLGEFISFSTGQQPLLMGVLVSLVFGLTLSSPVSSAALALMLNIDGTAAAAATIGCCCHMIGFAVTAYRDNGIQSLVAHGIGTSKIQIPNYMLRPMILIPPVIASIIIAPIMTTLWPMQNVAAGAGMGTSGFVGQIMTIKTMGSSLETWLQVGVFHFILPGIISYIIYMMLLRANIIKPGDQKISTGGER
- a CDS encoding DUF948 domain-containing protein; translation: MEWILPIAGLIAAIAFLILCVFIGITLLSVKKNLDHVAKTLDGVEGQIQGITRESTDLLHKTNRLAEDVQDKSQRLNSVVDAVKGIGDSVQNLNSSVNNVTSSITHNISQNEDKISQVVQWSNVAMEVADKWQMRKQRRGTVNFNDDIYRTPQNNFNETHTTGDHLDQDKINAGLK
- a CDS encoding DNA translocase FtsK, whose protein sequence is MSWFDKLFGESKENTEDIRTERLDTSENDVYRRPRGKFRFPVDVDTVKTKDSDHKTSKTKLEKNDDPFIPVQAQYDHQKTSFDETYVSRRQRKAARNQHPGYKVETSPLGKKQGDDAQIEKASRVHQPKFKASEVPSAIYGTKSRKDPSMLKGRASIVPKKSTATRPATPTHRKEDNTVNIENVYASQIVAEIRKERDKKIQRQKDFQEERRKLADQQEALKSMINHETVEQEAEEKNVLEDNVLAVDDVVQLSEDVITLSEEALVTDIEVQALSETPIKVNISDEDTEVKLNSGESYTFSSREDETFMEENITFESTEEAAEAIQVDEEVFDDVSFETEDEMTETIEVEDETDSETDETVEISEEDEGPVSLEPVLSPDTKKEKVTPFNVVMTPSDKKRLMQQREESKLSPAEVKIKSNEPLEEVLEEHPETPAELQEAEDERKLRQFKRKGPKYLLPPVSLLNPADNMERDESWVEEHKAQLDDAFYHFNVPAKVENVVVGPSVTRFELSVEKGVKVSRITNLQDDIKMALAAKDIRIEAPIPGTSLVGVEVPNVETRSVNLSEIVFSKKMKFSDSNLSVALGARINNEPMIMDLAKMPHGLIAGATGSGKSVCINSILISLLYRNNPNELKLLLIDPKMVELAPYNDLPHLIAPVITDVKAATESLKWVVGEMERRYQMFADVHVRNITAYNQKVVYQERIPKIVVVIDELADLMMMAPQDVEHSIARIAQKARAAGIHLILATQRPSVNVITGLIKANVPTRIAFMVSSSVDSRTILDSGGAEKLLGNGDMLYLGNGMNKPIRIQGSYISDSEIDEVVGYIKSQGKPNYLFHEKTLLKKLSEQPKDELFNDICNFMVEEGHISTSQIQRRFQIGYNRAARIIDQLEEMGYVSGQNGSKPRDVLITEKQEEY
- the ytpR gene encoding YtpR family tRNA-binding protein, whose protein sequence is MNLFYNEIVGDYLFITLEPIDGPFTYETNGDIITIKKDDRVVGYNVKGVQSLNLKSQGEVKLTESLVDEINALLREKGLETPLEVDLSPKFVVGYVESCEKHPDADKLNITKVDVGTEKLQIVCGAKNIAQGQKVVVAKVGAVMPSGMMIKDAELRGVPSKGMICSERELGLTDSEEKKGILVLDDHYTIGEDFFKEK
- a CDS encoding amino acid ABC transporter ATP-binding protein produces the protein MISVKNVVKKFGDKTVLKDVDLEVQDGEVVVLIGRSGSGKTTLLRMMNALELPTSGTVTVDGLTYDSNNRKSQIEVRKKSGMVFQNFQLFPHMTALENVMEGLVQVKKMKQSDARETALNLLEKVDLTHVKEQYPISLSGGQQQRVGIARALAMNPKVMLFDEPTSALDPELVQDVLRVIKDLRDEGMTMVIVTHEMNFARNVADKVAFVHDGRIEEIETPEQLFNAPQSEHLRRFLNVIAE
- a CDS encoding YtxH domain-containing protein codes for the protein METYNRDLHTHTVKEYEVKKDTTARDFSLGLVAGLAVGSFIGLLVAPKSGKVLQEELGEKVEVLKSKSIQSYTDQIKNAESFKEKAVTFNADLSKENQSDLELQKRAIKAEVNDDTLKQPDAVVDKALTPNKDEALLENKKTKHIADNLSPKNK